One Hypomesus transpacificus isolate Combined female chromosome 6, fHypTra1, whole genome shotgun sequence DNA segment encodes these proteins:
- the cenpw gene encoding centromere protein W yields the protein MVKRAPRSKLKSLMKKKSHIRVGTAADAMVELSVLLFMHSLAEEARARAFEGKTATIKAQHVAAVAKKVLKRARG from the exons ATGGTGAAAAGGGCACCAAGGAGCAAACTAAAGTCTTTAATGAAGAAGAAATCTCACATTCGTGTTGGCACCGCAGCAGATGCAATG GTGGAGCTGAGCGTGCTGCTATTCATGCACAGTCTCGCGGAGGAGGCGAGGGCGCGAGCTTTCGAGGGGAAAACCGCGACCATCAAGGCTCAGCACGTGGCAGCAGTGGCCAAG AAAGTGCTAAAGAGAGCCAGAGGTTGA
- the si:ch211-57i17.5 gene encoding usherin isoform X1: MAGVALLLLALILALILHKALNKPPFTRERPPLAALPLQKRIPMVFETVPDTTNASNSVTLKGFTMHLEGVLDSKLGPGGDGPAEADLGIFSVSSLYAVPPDPSQNSLRRSVSQLIDRKSLTEDEEVWDPHVHGHDSGMFMEDEEFVDTIKGFSTVRKEHTMFTDTNL; the protein is encoded by the exons ATGGCGGGTGtggccctgctcctcctggccCTCATCCTGGCCCTCATCCTCCACAAGGCCCTGAACAAGCCCCCCTTCACCCGAGAGCGCCCCCCTCTGGCTGCCTTGCCCCTGCAGAAGAGGATCCCCATGGTG TTTGAAACGGTGCCTGATACGACAAACGCTTCCAACAGCGTCACTCTCAAAGGGTTCACTATGCATCTAGAg GGGGTACTGGACAGCAAGCTGGGGCCGGGAGGAGACGGACCTGCGGAGGCAGACCTGGGGATCTTCAGCGTGTCCTCTCTCTATGCCGTGCCCCCGGACCCTTCACAGAATTCCCTGCGGCGCAGCGTGAGCCAGCTGATAGACAGGAAGTCCCTGACGGAGGACGAGGAAGTGTGGGACCCCCACGTCCACGGACACGACAGCGGGATG TTCATGGAGGACGAGGAGTTTGTCGACACGATCAAAGGCTTCAGCACAGTGAGGAAGGAGCACACCATGTTTACCGACACTAACCTTTGA
- the LOC124469241 gene encoding adenosine 5'-monophosphoramidase HINT3-like, whose amino-acid sequence MEDDSIPVQHSQDTIVYSEQQHTDYDENADFSDDDCVFCMIVNGMNEGTEILKKDAELVCFRDILPAAPHHYLVVTRRHIVSCRSLCTEEHVDLVKRMAEMGRRVLKDNNVTNREDVRMGFHWPPYISIPHLHLHVLAPASQISDYMAHKFLPHTDRFITEDCLRARLKSDLGVVQHHRTCQTWYCC is encoded by the exons ATGGAGGACGACTCGATCCCAGTCCAACACAGTCAAGACACCATCGTCTACAGTGAACAACAACATACGGATTATGACGAAAATGCTGATTTTAGCGACGACGACTGCGTTTTTTGTATGATCGTCAACGGCATGAATGAAGGCACAGAAATTCTTAAAAAG GATGCAGAACTTGTCTGTTTTCGAGACATTTTGCCTGCTGCTCCGCATCACTACCTGGTCGTGACGAGACGTCACATTGTCAGCTGTCGCTCTCTCTGCACCGAGGAGCACGTGGATCTCG TAAAGAGAATGGCTGAGATGGGCAGGCGTGTTCTGAAGGACAACAATGTCACCAACAGGGAGGACGTCAG GATGGGATTCCACTGGCCTCCCTACAtctccatccctcacctccacctccacgttCTGGCACCAGCCAGCCAGATATCTGACTACATGGCCCACAAGTTCTTGCCCCACACAGACAGGTTTATCACG GAGGACTGTCTTCGTGCCAGACTGAAATCTGATCTTGGGGTTGTCCAGCATCACAGGACCTGCCAAACATGGTATTGTTGTTGA
- the si:ch211-57i17.5 gene encoding usherin isoform X2 yields the protein MAGVALLLLALILALILHKALNKPPFTRERPPLAALPLQKRIPMFETVPDTTNASNSVTLKGFTMHLEGVLDSKLGPGGDGPAEADLGIFSVSSLYAVPPDPSQNSLRRSVSQLIDRKSLTEDEEVWDPHVHGHDSGMFMEDEEFVDTIKGFSTVRKEHTMFTDTNL from the exons ATGGCGGGTGtggccctgctcctcctggccCTCATCCTGGCCCTCATCCTCCACAAGGCCCTGAACAAGCCCCCCTTCACCCGAGAGCGCCCCCCTCTGGCTGCCTTGCCCCTGCAGAAGAGGATCCCCATG TTTGAAACGGTGCCTGATACGACAAACGCTTCCAACAGCGTCACTCTCAAAGGGTTCACTATGCATCTAGAg GGGGTACTGGACAGCAAGCTGGGGCCGGGAGGAGACGGACCTGCGGAGGCAGACCTGGGGATCTTCAGCGTGTCCTCTCTCTATGCCGTGCCCCCGGACCCTTCACAGAATTCCCTGCGGCGCAGCGTGAGCCAGCTGATAGACAGGAAGTCCCTGACGGAGGACGAGGAAGTGTGGGACCCCCACGTCCACGGACACGACAGCGGGATG TTCATGGAGGACGAGGAGTTTGTCGACACGATCAAAGGCTTCAGCACAGTGAGGAAGGAGCACACCATGTTTACCGACACTAACCTTTGA